A section of the Candidatus Moraniibacteriota bacterium genome encodes:
- a CDS encoding histidine phosphatase family protein, giving the protein MEGGSFKSMEGGPERGPESKEQEPKQITRVILELMRHGKRERGKTVEEEANPNLRLTPEGRAQVTEHGKTVDPQPEVAMGMGSSRVRTQETAYRVMLANEDISPDDSLEVIEAKVAEQVHYGKKMLVDDRLGFTDEGPIGPDGVKAYMEKRYLPWAMNDSDRDAIEKGDEKSSTYTRMAGNVAEIVARYATVGNNFQRIVARDTEGKYEETGNQLERYLGTHMGIAECFTAKVLETVKGVEAKDKFVQSIGSGFLEAEGVRIEIVNTGMDQTIVLTYTIKDAEQGDRKESVQFGREVLAKIIDDRKAFETLVTTANQQE; this is encoded by the coding sequence ATGGAAGGGGGAAGTTTCAAGTCAATGGAGGGTGGCCCCGAGCGGGGACCAGAAAGTAAAGAACAAGAGCCAAAACAAATCACGAGGGTGATCCTGGAACTCATGCGCCATGGAAAGCGAGAGAGAGGGAAGACAGTGGAAGAGGAGGCAAATCCGAATCTGCGCCTGACTCCAGAGGGCCGCGCACAAGTCACCGAGCATGGGAAGACAGTCGACCCTCAGCCGGAAGTTGCCATGGGCATGGGGAGTTCGCGCGTACGGACCCAGGAGACGGCGTACCGGGTGATGCTCGCCAACGAGGATATTTCTCCAGATGATTCGCTTGAGGTGATCGAAGCGAAGGTCGCGGAGCAGGTTCACTATGGGAAAAAGATGCTCGTGGATGATCGCTTGGGTTTCACTGATGAGGGTCCGATCGGTCCTGATGGTGTGAAGGCATATATGGAAAAGCGCTACCTGCCATGGGCGATGAATGACAGTGATCGAGACGCGATTGAAAAGGGAGATGAAAAATCCTCGACGTATACCCGAATGGCCGGGAACGTAGCCGAGATCGTCGCCCGCTATGCGACGGTGGGAAATAATTTCCAGCGGATCGTTGCTAGGGATACAGAGGGGAAATATGAGGAAACCGGAAATCAACTTGAGCGATACCTAGGGACACATATGGGTATCGCGGAGTGCTTCACTGCCAAAGTACTTGAGACCGTCAAAGGTGTGGAGGCCAAGGATAAGTTCGTACAGTCTATCGGTTCGGGTTTTTTGGAGGCTGAGGGTGTGCGTATCGAGATCGTAAATACCGGAATGGATCAGACCATCGTGCTGACATACACGATCAAGGATGCCGAGCAAGGTGATCGGAAGGAGTCGGTCCAATTTGGTCGAGAGGTATTGGCGAAAATTATCGATGACCGGAAGGCATTCGAAACACTCGTAACCACTGCCAATCAGCAGGAATAG
- a CDS encoding histidine phosphatase family protein, which translates to MIEPVYTEHPLRGISMARMSALRDRLRPDVEFHIYRHGNAAPQASTADGTDFQRQLTEKGRSQVRRLGQKIVGIPYDLVISSPAPRAIHTALIATVESRIDSNPMFHIGTGVQFYSPTTPGHFAELLRIGAGLQYNNYGEYLRADTMSIWPTFRAEMLGNLLGILGIAAARQIFVSNHGVIGSCLAEALLQVLAGEIDEQSREVLYNTSAAECSCFQVSRAGVQYIDYLAT; encoded by the coding sequence ATGATCGAACCCGTTTATACTGAACATCCTCTGCGTGGCATTTCGATGGCTCGAATGTCGGCACTCAGAGACAGGCTGCGGCCCGATGTGGAGTTCCACATCTACCGGCACGGCAATGCCGCCCCGCAAGCGAGTACGGCTGATGGCACCGATTTCCAGCGTCAGCTGACGGAAAAGGGCCGGTCACAGGTCCGCAGGCTCGGTCAGAAGATCGTCGGGATTCCCTATGACCTGGTGATCTCGTCGCCGGCACCCCGCGCCATCCATACGGCACTGATCGCCACCGTTGAAAGCCGGATCGATTCCAATCCGATGTTCCACATCGGCACGGGGGTGCAGTTCTACTCGCCGACGACCCCGGGGCATTTCGCCGAGCTCCTCCGAATCGGCGCTGGACTACAATACAACAACTACGGCGAGTATCTCCGGGCCGACACGATGTCGATCTGGCCAACCTTCCGAGCCGAGATGCTCGGTAACCTACTCGGGATCCTCGGGATCGCAGCCGCCCGGCAGATTTTCGTGAGCAATCACGGAGTAATCGGAAGCTGCCTCGCCGAGGCACTACTCCAGGTCCTCGCCGGCGAGATAGACGAACAGAGTCGGGAGGTGCTCTACAACACATCGGCGGCTGAGTGTAGCTGCTTCCAAGTGTCGAGAGCCGGCGTGCAATACATCGACTACCTGGCCACCTGA